The Streptomyces sp. NBC_01268 genome segment GCCCGTCGGTGGGCCTGCTCGCCCTCGCGGCCGTCGCCCTCGGCGCCCTGTTCGTCCGGGTCGAGCGGCGCGCCGCCGCGCCGATGATCGACCTGGCCCTGTTCCGCACCCCCGCGTTCCGCGCGGCGACGGCGGGGGCGCTGTTCACGGGCCTGGCGGTGATCGGCTTCTTCAGCGTGCTGCCGGCGCTGCTGCAGCGGGGCGCGGGGATGGCGGCGCTGACGACGGCGTGGCTCTTCCTTCTCTGGTCGGGTACGGCGTTCGTCGTCGCCCTGCAGTCCCGCCGCCTGTCCGGCCGGCTCTCCGCCACGCACCAGCTCGCCCTGGGCTTCGCGCTCTCGACGGCCGGAGTGCTCGCCCTGTACGGCGCCCTGGAGGGCGCGAGCTGGCCCCGCCTCCTGCCCGGCCTGATCGTGGCGGGCGCGGGCAGCGGCCTGCTGAACGCGGCGCTGCCGAGGCTCGCCGTGGACTCCGTACCCCGCGAGCGGGTGGCGATGGGCTCGGGCGCCAACAACACGGCCCGCTACATCGGCTCCTCGGCGGGCGTGGCCCTGGCCCTCGCCCTGGCGACGACGGGCCCGGACACGGCCCTGCTGACCTCGGCGGCGCTGGGACTGGCCGGGGCGGCCGTGACGCTGGGGGCGGGGCGGGTACGGGGGTGAGGGCGAGGGGCTGGGGGCTGGCGGCGAGGCGGTAGAGGGCAGGCGGAGGGGGCAGGCGACCGGCGACCGGCGACCGGCGACCGAGAGGGACTACCGGCGAGACACGGAAACCGGCCGGTCGTCCTCGTCGTCGAACCCCGGCAGCCGGGCGTCGGTGAACTCCTCGCGGGCGAGCACGTCCGCGTCCTCGCGCGGGTCGTCGGGGCCCGCGGGCCCGTACAGGCTGACGAGGACGGCGGCGGCGAGGTTGACGAGCAGCGCGAGGAGCCCGGCGTTCACGCCCCACACCGGGTCGTTGCCGGTGAAGACGAGGCAGCAGACGAGGGCGACGCCGACGGCGAGCCCGCAGACCCCGCCGTACAGGGTCATCCGCCGCCACACGAGCCCCAGCAGGAGCAGCGGCAGCAGCTGCGCCATCCCCTCGTACGAGATGAGGGAGAGGCGGACGAGGGTGTTGGGCGCGGTGTACGTCATGAGGAGGGCGAGCCCGCCGGCGACGACCACGACGAGCTGGGAGAGGCCCTTCTCGCGGTTCCGGAGCCGCGGCAGGAGGGAGAGCACGCTGCGCCCCCACATGGTGCCGATGACCAGCATGAAGACGGCCATCGGCACGATGGAGGAGAGCGCGGCGGCGACGCCGACGAGGCCGACGGCCCAGGGCGGGAGGGAGTCGGTGACGAGCTCGAAGAGGGCGAGGTTCGACCCGGCGCCGGTGAGGCCGGGGACGACGAACAGGGCGGCCATGCCGAGCAGCATGGGGACGAAGAGCAGCACGTTGTAGGCGGGCAGCCAGACGGCGTTGCGGCGCAGGGTGTCGGCGTCGCGGGCGCCGAGGTAGCCGGCGACGGTGGTCGGGAAGATGACGACGGTGAGGGAGTTGAGCAGGGTGGTGGAGGCGAACCAGCCGACCCCGTACCCGCTCCGCTCGCCGCCGTGCCCGGGCAGCGCGAGCCACTCCGCCTTCTCGTCGGCGAGCCGGCCGAGGAACTCCCCGTATCCGTCGAAGTAGTGCAGCGGCACGTACACGGCGAGGAAGCCGAGGGTGAGGATGACGAGGGCGTCCTTGAGGACGGAGACCCAGGCGCTGCCGCGCAGCCCGCTGACGACGACGAAACCGGTGGTGACGGCGAAGGCGAGGAAGTAGGCGGGATCGAGCCCGATCCGCCCGTACGAGACGGTCGAGAGCACGACACCCATGCCGGTGATCTGCAGCTGGATGTACGGCAGGAGGAAGACGGTCGCGAGGACGGCGACGGCCGCGCCGAGCCAGGGTCGGCGGTAGCGGTGGGCGGCCATGTCGCTGAGGGAGACGAGCCCGTGCTTGCGGGCGTACCCCCAGAGCATGGGGCCGACGACGTAGCCGAGGGCGTAGCCGCAGGACATGTAGGCGACGACGTAGAGGACCGGGGCGCCGTAGTTGTAGCCCCAGCCGGCGGCGCCGAGGTAGCTGAAGCTGGTGTAGCCCTCGCCCGCCATCAGCACCCAGATGAACACGGGCCCGAGCGAGCGCCCGCCGACGGACCAGTCGGCGAGCCCGCCGCTCTCCTGGCGCCGCACGGCGAGCAGCCCGAGGAGGACCGTGAGGACCAGGAAGCCGCCGAGGATCCAAAGCGCGGAACTCACGCCCGCCGCCCCGCCCGCCGGTCCCCGCGCCGCGCGAGGGCGACGGAGAAGGGGGTGAGGACGGTGGCCCCGAGGAGCCAGAAGAGCAGCAGCGGGACGTGGTTGACGAAGGGCGGGGCGGCGACGAAGAGGAGATAGGGCACGAGCAGCCACAGCAGATGGGGACGGCGCTTGATCACCGGTCGAGCCTAGGCCCTCGCCCGGCCCCCGCCGGGCACCAGCTTGGCCCAGACGATGAGCCGGTAGGTGGAGGTGTACTCGGGGGTGCAGGTGGTGAGGGTGAGGTAGGAGCCGAGGTCGTCGTACCCGTAGGACGGCTTGTAGAGGGACCGGGGTACGGGGGCGATGACGCCGACGTCGCGGGGCGAGGTCTGCGGGAGGACGAGGTCGACGCGGTAGCTGTACGAGCCCGCACGGGTCCGCACCTCGATGACGTCCCCCTTGCGCAGCCGGTTGACGTAACGGAAGGGCTCGCCGTGGGTGTTCCGGTGCCCGGCGAGCGCGAAGTTCCCGGCCCGGCCGGGCCCGGCGGTGCCGGGATAGTGCCCGACGAAGCCACGGTCGAGCACGCTGCGCTTGCCGACGCCGTCGGCGATGGGGACGGTGAGACCGAGCCGGGGGATGCGGAGGACGGCGTAGGCGGAGGAGGACCCCCCGCGGCCGCCACCCCCGGCCCCGGAACCGGAACCACCCCCGGACTCCACGGCACCGCCCCCGCCATCCCCCGAAGCCCCCCCGGGCTCAGCAGACCCACCAGACCCACCCGACCCACCAGGCTGAGCGCCCCCACCACCCCCGCCGACCTCCCCGACCTCCCCGACCTCCCCGACCTCCCCGACCTCCCCAGGTGACCTACCCCACTCCCTCTCCAGATCCCGCACCTGCTCGACGGCCTGGGCGCGGGCCTGCTCGTTCGTCCACCACATCTGGTGCAGGACAAAAAGAACGAGAACAACGCCGCAGGTGACGAAGACCTC includes the following:
- a CDS encoding sodium:solute symporter family protein, yielding MSSALWILGGFLVLTVLLGLLAVRRQESGGLADWSVGGRSLGPVFIWVLMAGEGYTSFSYLGAAGWGYNYGAPVLYVVAYMSCGYALGYVVGPMLWGYARKHGLVSLSDMAAHRYRRPWLGAAVAVLATVFLLPYIQLQITGMGVVLSTVSYGRIGLDPAYFLAFAVTTGFVVVSGLRGSAWVSVLKDALVILTLGFLAVYVPLHYFDGYGEFLGRLADEKAEWLALPGHGGERSGYGVGWFASTTLLNSLTVVIFPTTVAGYLGARDADTLRRNAVWLPAYNVLLFVPMLLGMAALFVVPGLTGAGSNLALFELVTDSLPPWAVGLVGVAAALSSIVPMAVFMLVIGTMWGRSVLSLLPRLRNREKGLSQLVVVVAGGLALLMTYTAPNTLVRLSLISYEGMAQLLPLLLLGLVWRRMTLYGGVCGLAVGVALVCCLVFTGNDPVWGVNAGLLALLVNLAAAVLVSLYGPAGPDDPREDADVLAREEFTDARLPGFDDEDDRPVSVSRR
- a CDS encoding class E sortase encodes the protein MRDRIPVVVQGRARRGGVGRALWVGAEVFVTCGVVLVLFVLHQMWWTNEQARAQAVEQVRDLEREWGRSPGEVGEVGEVGEVGEVGGGGGGAQPGGSGGSGGSAEPGGASGDGGGGAVESGGGSGSGAGGGGRGGSSSAYAVLRIPRLGLTVPIADGVGKRSVLDRGFVGHYPGTAGPGRAGNFALAGHRNTHGEPFRYVNRLRKGDVIEVRTRAGSYSYRVDLVLPQTSPRDVGVIAPVPRSLYKPSYGYDDLGSYLTLTTCTPEYTSTYRLIVWAKLVPGGGRARA